In the Parcubacteria group bacterium genome, CTCCTCGCAACAAATATCTATGCACTCAGTGTAAAAAATTATACCTACGTACATGTGGTGGGTGACGGGGTGGTGGCAGTAGTCGCGGTAGATGGCAGCATAGATGTATGGCGGTATCTCTGGGCGGATAATACGCCGTATTATCCGGCGTATGACTTGGGTCGTCAGGAACAATTCATCCTTGCACACGGTGGAGATGGAGCACAGACGCGTCTGACGCAAGAGCAATGGGTCATTGATCCGGTAGGTGCCGTGAAACCAGTAGCTGTAAAAAATCATACGATCGCGCAGGGTATGCGCGGTGTGACGATCGATCTGTCAGAACGAGTAAAAGACGATCTGGTCAAAAGTATCACGATATTCTCTGATGGGGCAGAACTAGTGGATGGGTTGTCGTGGTCAGATGTTGTGTCACAAAGTGTGGCATATAAGAACGTCAAAGGGGCATTTGTTAAGAGGCGTATGATGCGACTCATTAAGGATGTGTCCAGAGAACACAGAGGACCACTTGATGATATCGCCTGTGCAACGATTCATTTTTCTTGAGCAATACAGAAGGAGGTAATGATCATGACAAAGATCACGCGAAAAACCGATGTGATGTTGGAAGGGCGAGGTATGATCTCTCTGCAGCCATGTGATCACATGATCACAGGCGGCGAAGGATCGATCTACAAGAAAAACAATACAGTCATTAAGCTTTATACAGACTCGGATAAGAT is a window encoding:
- a CDS encoding protein phosphatase 2C domain-containing protein, yielding MKHVDEYYAIGVQHRADGKPCQDHALSGYDADDNVYVSIADGCSGGGATDMGARIVNYATVQALKNMILWHRHHDVISGVVTDVASQRLLTIDRVHRELHMQYNDLLATNIYALSVKNYTYVHVVGDGVVAVVAVDGSIDVWRYLWADNTPYYPAYDLGRQEQFILAHGGDGAQTRLTQEQWVIDPVGAVKPVAVKNHTIAQGMRGVTIDLSERVKDDLVKSITIFSDGAELVDGLSWSDVVSQSVAYKNVKGAFVKRRMMRLIKDVSREHRGPLDDIACATIHFS